From Myxococcus stipitatus, one genomic window encodes:
- a CDS encoding bifunctional alpha,alpha-trehalose-phosphate synthase (UDP-forming)/trehalose-phosphatase, producing MARLLLVSNRLPVTVKVEKDSVAVVRSPGGLATGLSRPHERSGGVWIGWPGDVSRLSESQRSQVEAQLAGLRCVPIHLSASEVSRYYEGYANRVLWPLCHYMLDRVPRQDRDWDVYRKVNERFADLVAKHYQPGDTIWVHDYQLMLVPGLLRQRLPEARIGYFHHIPFPSSEIFRTLPRRDELLEGLLGADLIGFHTVSYVRHFSGALQRQLGLDTDIDRVIWNGRQVRVGAFPMGIDAQAFESLALDPSVLEDVASIRRNATGQRILLGIDRLDYTKGIPRRLLAVQRLLEREPSWRGRLRFIQVAVPSRTQVDAYATYRDLVNELVGRINGLYGSVQNVPVHYLYRSFNEKQLVGLYRAADVLLVTPVRDGMNLVAKEFCAARPDEDGVLVLSEFAGAADAMHRALVVNSYDVEEVADAIEQALEMSESERRERMGSLRAQVKKYDVHWWVSSFLDRLQGLPSLSLRSTRGGGEALAEMKAAPRLALLLDYDGTLVGFAPRPEQAAPDDALRELLARLAARPDTSVSVVSGRPRETLEEWFGALPLGLYAEHGLWARQAPGQPWRMLEGVSVEWKPAVRAVLESFAARVPGSFVEEKSASLVWHYRQVDPEFGALQARELRLHLADTFARQPIDILPGDKVVEVRPRDVHKGRVVPLATQGVSADTRVVAIGDDRTDEDLFASLPLGGFAIHVGNKPTRATYRVSGPSEVRQLLTSLVTP from the coding sequence ATGGCTCGACTCCTGCTCGTCTCCAATCGTCTCCCCGTCACCGTCAAGGTGGAGAAGGACAGCGTCGCCGTGGTGCGCAGCCCGGGTGGGCTGGCCACGGGGCTGAGCCGTCCCCACGAACGCTCCGGAGGCGTCTGGATTGGCTGGCCCGGCGACGTGTCCCGTCTGTCGGAAAGTCAACGCTCCCAGGTGGAGGCCCAGCTCGCGGGGCTGCGCTGCGTGCCCATCCACCTGTCGGCCAGCGAGGTCAGTCGCTACTACGAGGGCTACGCCAACCGCGTCCTCTGGCCGCTGTGCCACTACATGCTCGACCGCGTCCCCCGGCAGGACCGCGACTGGGACGTGTACCGCAAGGTCAACGAGCGCTTCGCGGACCTGGTGGCGAAGCACTATCAGCCGGGCGACACCATCTGGGTGCACGACTACCAGCTCATGCTGGTGCCGGGGCTGCTGCGCCAGCGCCTCCCGGAGGCGCGCATCGGCTACTTCCACCACATCCCGTTCCCGTCGTCGGAGATCTTCCGCACGCTCCCGCGCCGCGACGAGCTGCTCGAGGGGCTGCTCGGCGCGGACCTCATCGGCTTCCACACGGTGAGCTACGTGCGGCACTTCTCCGGCGCGCTCCAGCGGCAGCTCGGCCTGGACACGGACATCGACCGGGTCATCTGGAACGGGCGGCAGGTGCGCGTGGGCGCCTTCCCCATGGGCATCGACGCGCAGGCGTTCGAGTCGCTCGCGCTGGACCCGAGCGTGCTCGAGGACGTGGCCTCCATCCGCAGGAACGCCACGGGTCAGCGCATCCTGCTGGGCATCGACCGGCTGGACTACACCAAGGGCATCCCGCGGAGGTTGCTCGCGGTGCAGCGCCTGTTGGAGCGCGAGCCCTCGTGGCGCGGGCGGCTGCGCTTCATCCAGGTGGCCGTGCCCAGCCGGACCCAGGTGGACGCGTACGCGACGTACCGCGACCTGGTGAACGAGCTGGTGGGCCGCATCAACGGCCTCTACGGCTCCGTCCAGAACGTGCCGGTCCACTACCTCTACCGCTCGTTCAACGAGAAGCAGCTGGTGGGGCTGTACCGCGCGGCGGACGTCCTGCTCGTCACGCCCGTGCGCGACGGCATGAACCTGGTGGCGAAGGAGTTCTGCGCCGCCCGGCCCGACGAGGACGGCGTGCTGGTGCTCAGCGAGTTCGCCGGCGCCGCGGACGCGATGCACCGCGCGCTCGTGGTGAACTCCTACGACGTGGAGGAGGTGGCGGACGCCATCGAGCAGGCGCTCGAGATGAGCGAGTCCGAGCGCCGCGAGCGCATGGGCTCGCTGCGCGCCCAGGTGAAGAAGTACGACGTCCACTGGTGGGTCTCCAGCTTCCTGGACCGGCTCCAGGGCCTGCCCTCGCTGTCGCTGCGCAGCACCCGGGGAGGCGGCGAGGCCCTGGCCGAGATGAAGGCGGCGCCGCGCCTGGCGCTCCTGCTCGACTACGATGGGACGTTGGTGGGCTTCGCGCCGAGGCCGGAGCAGGCCGCGCCCGACGACGCGCTGCGCGAGCTGCTGGCGCGGCTGGCGGCGAGGCCGGACACCTCCGTCAGCGTGGTGAGCGGGCGTCCCCGCGAGACGTTGGAGGAGTGGTTCGGCGCGCTGCCCCTGGGCCTGTACGCCGAGCACGGCCTGTGGGCACGTCAGGCGCCCGGGCAGCCCTGGCGGATGCTGGAGGGTGTCAGCGTGGAGTGGAAGCCCGCGGTGCGCGCCGTGCTGGAGTCCTTCGCGGCGCGGGTGCCCGGGTCCTTCGTGGAGGAGAAGTCCGCGTCGCTCGTCTGGCACTACCGGCAGGTGGACCCGGAGTTCGGCGCGCTCCAGGCGCGTGAGCTGCGGCTTCACCTGGCGGACACCTTCGCGCGTCAGCCCATCGACATCCTGCCGGGCGACAAGGTGGTGGAGGTCCGGCCCCGGGACGTCCACAAGGGGCGCGTCGTACCGCTGGCGACGCAGGGCGTGTCCGCCGACACGCGGGTGGTGGCCATTGGTGACGACCGTACGGACGAGGACCTGTTCGCGTCGTTGCCGCTGGGAGGGTTCGCCATCCACGTGGGAAACAAGCCCACGCGCGCCACCTACCGTGTGAGCGGCCCCTCCGAGGTGCGCCAGCTGCTGACGTCGCTCGTCACCCCCTGA
- a CDS encoding serine hydrolase domain-containing protein, whose amino-acid sequence MDVPRRGMRVGAAVLVVGFTGAGVGAGEATAANDVVYPPGTLEPALSRLASLDRAALRQVIVSPMDSGATAAQVRVSGAEGRWLGTSGVADLRTGAPVPADGRFRIGALTQTFIATVVLQLAAERRIDLERPVQHYLPGLLPLSLGPVTVRQLLDHTHGLPPVPHAVRSASWFFEHRFRRWSPRELVALAVSGAPRFVPGTRQEEGDIGALVAGLLIEKVTGRPYGQAVRERILAPLHLRDTSVPGHDPTVPGPHARGYESVAERDGATRQVDVTEANPSWAWAAGEMISSTADLDTFLVTLFRGGLLPPEQLEDLFRVPDVPHVSGGRAVHSAGLTRVDLDGLSLWGRSGAFPGSTSGMVATRDARRRLVFSLNTLRMDEARPALADRVLRAVFAPRASQT is encoded by the coding sequence ATGGATGTCCCGCGACGGGGAATGCGGGTCGGCGCGGCCGTGCTGGTGGTGGGGTTCACCGGGGCAGGGGTCGGCGCTGGGGAGGCGACGGCCGCGAACGACGTGGTGTATCCGCCCGGGACGTTGGAGCCGGCCCTGTCCAGGTTGGCGTCCCTGGACCGCGCCGCGCTGCGCCAGGTCATCGTGAGCCCCATGGACTCCGGCGCCACCGCGGCCCAGGTGCGCGTCAGCGGCGCCGAGGGGCGTTGGCTCGGGACGTCGGGCGTGGCGGACCTGCGCACGGGAGCGCCGGTGCCCGCGGATGGACGCTTCCGCATCGGGGCGCTCACGCAGACGTTCATCGCGACGGTCGTGCTCCAGCTCGCCGCGGAGCGGCGCATCGACCTGGAGCGTCCCGTCCAGCACTACCTGCCGGGCCTGTTGCCGCTCTCGCTCGGTCCGGTCACGGTCCGGCAGCTGCTCGACCACACCCATGGGCTGCCCCCCGTGCCGCACGCGGTCCGCAGCGCCAGCTGGTTCTTCGAGCACCGCTTCCGTCGCTGGTCTCCTCGCGAGCTCGTGGCGCTGGCGGTCTCGGGGGCGCCCCGCTTCGTCCCGGGGACGCGGCAGGAGGAGGGCGACATCGGCGCGCTCGTCGCGGGGTTGCTCATCGAGAAGGTCACGGGCCGGCCCTATGGCCAGGCCGTGCGCGAGCGCATCCTCGCGCCGCTGCATCTGCGTGACACGTCGGTGCCGGGCCACGACCCCACGGTGCCGGGGCCGCATGCGCGGGGCTACGAGTCCGTGGCCGAGCGTGATGGCGCCACGCGCCAGGTGGACGTGACGGAGGCCAATCCCTCCTGGGCCTGGGCGGCGGGGGAGATGATTTCGAGCACGGCGGACCTGGACACGTTCCTCGTCACGCTCTTCCGTGGGGGGCTGCTGCCCCCCGAGCAGCTCGAGGACCTGTTCCGCGTGCCGGACGTGCCGCACGTCTCGGGGGGACGCGCCGTCCACTCGGCGGGCCTGACGCGCGTGGACCTCGATGGCCTCTCGTTGTGGGGGCGGAGCGGCGCCTTCCCTGGCTCCACCAGCGGCATGGTCGCCACGCGGGATGCGCGCCGCCGCCTCGTCTTCTCCCTGAACACGCTGCGCATGGACGAGGCGCGGCCCGCGCTCGCGGACCGTGTCCTGCGCGCGGTCTTCGCTCCTCGCGCGTCGCAGACCTGA
- a CDS encoding DUF3857 domain-containing protein, which translates to MSRFTWLAAVFVLTCPLWVQARPAADETARVYAAEALKQANSPRGAAGLLRLHSLVDEVEDLTPLVSTYSLIASRRSYDANTRATAQLLLLDTERARGRLVRANEVKQWMGFVGDYYVVGGFDNEGKSGCDTDFGPEAAALDLAARYPGAKGREVAWRKLTANTADGYVDLSTAIRPNREAVAYAVTWLESPSETRVSLGLGTSGAFRLWVNGQLAAKDDRYNLPRPDQSRVSVKLRKGLNRVLMKVCQETGTLGFYLRQETPSVRASLPARAPALERGAAPAPQTLPTLTSALRAMVERNPNDAQLRGDYARVLGFFRAFDDRDHTATVEATRAAEQAPQDARLQMLAAGTQRDDLNERRRFLEAAIAADPALPEARVALSEHELERGHPERVMALVEPVLEKTPDDSAARLMLARAYEALGERPRAHALVEEAFRRQPRLPRAVRAAAQISRQMGRNRESMDRMRVVLALRFDDTGTRRALAALLADSGQVEAAEREYAQLVILNPFDNGARVRLAELKASNGAVDDAVKLFAEARALSPDEPEVYEREGRALLAAGRREPALAAFERSLELRPQNPGLKEALRALKGETSGAGMQYLVDARPLAKEAEAYVHEDALYLVDNTYVRVQKSGLSSRLTQMVVKVQNSRGVDAFRNLPITYSPDRQEVRVIRVRVTKPDGSVVDSYGENDRNINEPWTGMYYDARAKVLSFPSLAAGDTLEVTWRLDDTAQDNLLSDYWGDVESVQGVYPKLRFQYLVEMPKERPLYWNKSRLAGVESAQETPEDGRVLYRWAARHVAKVVPEPGMPGWAEVAQNLHVSTYQTWEQVGRYWWGLVRDQLQPNAELRETVDRVLQGVDRKDELAVVRAVYNFVVTNTRYVALEFGIHGFKPYRVDRVLARRFGDCKDKASLIHAMLRVAGVDSRLVLLRMRNLGALDAEPASLAAFNHAIAYVPKFDLYLDGTAEFHGAKELPSADRVANVLVVEPDGKSTFLTTPEAKADDNATKLSLEVLLRADGSADVKGQSTVSGQSAPEYRRAYQPEASRKSTFERAWAQSFPGLTVNEVKLNDTTKLDEDVALDFHMSIPRYAEVLPNGVRFLPFGTGRTYQQAFAPLAERRFDLVMQSPWTNGFHLRYTLPPGWSVTEMPQAVDETNAFGRLKLTYRVEDGKLVADGLVALDVARVKADEYPAFRDFLGRVDRAFGRRVLIQGPSGRTAALTR; encoded by the coding sequence ATGTCCCGCTTCACATGGCTGGCCGCAGTCTTCGTGCTCACCTGCCCCCTCTGGGTGCAGGCCCGGCCCGCTGCGGACGAGACGGCTCGCGTGTACGCCGCCGAGGCGCTGAAGCAGGCCAACTCGCCCCGGGGCGCCGCGGGGCTGTTGCGACTGCACTCCCTGGTGGACGAGGTGGAGGACCTCACGCCGCTGGTGAGCACCTATTCGCTCATCGCCTCGCGCCGGAGCTACGACGCCAACACCCGCGCCACCGCGCAGCTGCTCCTGCTGGACACCGAGCGCGCCCGGGGCCGGCTGGTGCGCGCCAACGAGGTGAAGCAGTGGATGGGCTTCGTCGGCGACTACTACGTCGTGGGCGGCTTCGACAACGAGGGCAAGTCCGGGTGTGACACGGACTTCGGCCCGGAGGCGGCCGCGCTGGACCTGGCCGCCCGCTACCCCGGCGCCAAGGGCCGCGAGGTGGCCTGGCGCAAGCTGACGGCGAACACGGCGGACGGCTACGTGGACCTGTCCACCGCCATCCGCCCCAACCGCGAGGCGGTGGCCTACGCCGTCACGTGGCTGGAGTCCCCATCCGAGACGCGCGTGTCCCTGGGCCTGGGCACCTCCGGCGCCTTCCGTCTGTGGGTCAATGGCCAGCTGGCCGCCAAGGACGACCGCTACAACCTGCCGCGCCCGGACCAGTCCCGCGTGTCCGTGAAGCTGCGCAAGGGCCTCAACCGCGTGCTGATGAAGGTGTGCCAGGAGACGGGCACGCTGGGCTTCTACCTGCGCCAGGAGACGCCGTCGGTGCGCGCGTCGCTGCCGGCCCGCGCGCCCGCGTTGGAGCGCGGCGCCGCCCCCGCGCCCCAGACGCTGCCCACGCTCACCTCCGCGCTGCGCGCCATGGTGGAGCGCAACCCCAACGACGCGCAGCTGCGCGGGGACTACGCGCGGGTGCTCGGCTTCTTCCGCGCCTTCGACGACCGCGACCACACCGCCACGGTGGAGGCCACGCGCGCCGCGGAGCAGGCGCCCCAGGACGCGCGCCTGCAGATGCTCGCCGCCGGGACGCAGCGCGACGACCTGAACGAGCGCCGCCGCTTCCTGGAGGCCGCCATCGCCGCGGACCCCGCCCTGCCGGAGGCCCGCGTGGCGCTGTCCGAGCACGAGCTGGAGCGCGGCCACCCCGAGCGCGTCATGGCCCTGGTGGAGCCCGTGCTGGAGAAGACGCCGGACGACTCCGCCGCCCGGCTGATGCTGGCGCGCGCGTACGAGGCGCTGGGCGAGCGTCCCCGCGCGCACGCGCTCGTGGAGGAGGCCTTCCGCCGCCAGCCGCGCCTGCCCCGCGCGGTGCGCGCCGCCGCCCAGATTTCCCGCCAGATGGGCCGCAACCGCGAGTCCATGGACCGCATGCGCGTGGTGCTCGCGCTGCGCTTCGACGACACCGGCACCCGCCGCGCCCTGGCCGCCCTGCTGGCGGACTCCGGCCAGGTGGAGGCCGCCGAGCGCGAGTACGCGCAGCTGGTCATCCTCAACCCGTTCGACAACGGCGCGCGCGTGCGGCTGGCGGAGCTGAAGGCCAGCAACGGCGCGGTGGACGACGCGGTGAAGCTGTTCGCCGAGGCCCGCGCGTTGTCGCCGGACGAGCCGGAGGTCTACGAGCGCGAGGGCCGCGCCCTGCTGGCCGCCGGTCGTCGTGAGCCGGCCCTGGCCGCCTTCGAGCGCTCGCTGGAGCTGCGCCCGCAGAACCCGGGCCTCAAGGAGGCGCTGCGCGCGCTCAAGGGCGAGACCTCCGGCGCGGGCATGCAGTACCTGGTGGACGCCCGCCCCCTGGCGAAGGAGGCCGAGGCCTACGTGCACGAGGACGCCCTCTACCTGGTGGACAACACCTACGTGCGCGTCCAGAAGAGCGGCCTGTCCAGCCGGCTGACGCAGATGGTGGTGAAGGTGCAGAACTCGCGCGGCGTGGACGCCTTCCGCAACCTGCCCATCACCTACTCGCCGGACCGGCAGGAGGTGCGCGTCATCCGCGTGCGCGTGACGAAGCCGGACGGCTCCGTGGTGGACAGCTACGGCGAGAACGACCGCAACATCAACGAGCCGTGGACGGGCATGTACTACGACGCCCGCGCCAAGGTGCTGTCCTTCCCGTCGCTCGCGGCGGGCGACACGCTGGAGGTGACGTGGCGCCTGGACGACACCGCGCAGGACAACCTGCTGTCGGACTACTGGGGTGACGTGGAGAGCGTGCAGGGCGTCTACCCGAAGCTGCGCTTCCAGTACCTGGTGGAGATGCCGAAGGAGCGCCCGCTGTACTGGAACAAGAGCCGCCTGGCCGGCGTGGAGAGCGCGCAGGAGACGCCGGAGGACGGGCGCGTGCTGTACCGCTGGGCCGCCAGGCACGTGGCCAAGGTGGTGCCGGAGCCGGGCATGCCGGGCTGGGCGGAGGTGGCGCAGAACCTCCACGTCTCCACGTACCAGACGTGGGAGCAGGTGGGCCGCTACTGGTGGGGCCTGGTGCGCGACCAACTCCAGCCCAACGCGGAGCTGCGGGAGACGGTGGACCGGGTACTGCAGGGCGTGGACCGCAAGGACGAGCTGGCGGTGGTGCGCGCGGTCTACAACTTCGTGGTGACGAACACGCGCTACGTGGCGTTGGAGTTCGGCATCCACGGCTTCAAGCCCTACCGCGTGGACCGCGTGCTGGCGCGGCGCTTCGGCGACTGCAAGGACAAGGCGAGCCTCATCCACGCCATGCTGCGGGTGGCGGGCGTGGACAGCCGGCTGGTGCTGTTGCGCATGCGCAACCTGGGCGCGCTGGACGCGGAGCCGGCCAGCCTGGCCGCCTTCAACCACGCGATTGCGTACGTGCCCAAGTTCGACCTGTACCTGGACGGCACGGCGGAGTTCCACGGCGCGAAGGAGCTGCCCAGCGCGGACCGGGTGGCCAACGTGCTGGTGGTGGAGCCGGACGGCAAGAGCACGTTCCTCACCACGCCGGAGGCGAAGGCGGACGACAACGCGACGAAGCTGTCGCTGGAGGTGCTGCTGCGCGCGGATGGCAGCGCGGACGTGAAGGGTCAGAGCACGGTGAGCGGCCAGAGCGCGCCGGAGTACCGCCGCGCGTACCAGCCGGAGGCGTCGCGCAAGTCGACCTTCGAGCGCGCGTGGGCGCAGAGCTTCCCGGGCCTGACGGTGAACGAGGTGAAGCTCAACGATACGACGAAGCTGGACGAGGACGTGGCGCTCGACTTCCACATGAGCATCCCGCGTTACGCGGAGGTGCTGCCCAACGGCGTGCGCTTCCTGCCCTTCGGCACGGGCCGCACGTACCAGCAGGCGTTCGCGCCCCTGGCCGAGCGTCGGTTCGACCTGGTGATGCAGAGCCCGTGGACGAACGGCTTCCACCTCCGCTACACGCTGCCTCCGGGCTGGTCGGTGACGGAGATGCCGCAGGCGGTGGACGAGACGAACGCCTTCGGCCGCCTCAAGCTGACGTACCGCGTGGAGGACGGGAAGCTGGTGGCGGATGGCCTGGTGGCGCTCGACGTGGCGCGCGTGAAGGCGGACGAGTACCCCGCGTTCAGGGACTTCCTCGGCCGCGTGGACCGCGCCTTCGGGCGCCGGGTGCTCATCCAGGGCCCCAGCGGCCGCACCGCCGCGCTGACCCGCTGA
- a CDS encoding TPR end-of-group domain-containing protein translates to MRPLVVALAALNLVACAGKTATAGPGREASAPSSPAPTEAAESPSPTDATTAAIDADVAFRRGDMHRALSLYRRAWAQGARQASVAYNAACAASVSMEREEALTWLERAVEAGFGDAKHLQGDPDLANVRMLPGYARLVERVQAREAPREEAPQDESMAPAY, encoded by the coding sequence ATGCGTCCACTCGTCGTCGCCCTCGCCGCCCTGAACCTCGTCGCCTGCGCCGGGAAGACGGCCACGGCCGGCCCCGGGCGGGAGGCGTCCGCGCCATCGTCCCCGGCCCCGACGGAGGCGGCCGAGTCCCCGTCCCCCACGGACGCGACGACGGCGGCCATCGACGCGGACGTGGCCTTCCGCCGGGGGGACATGCACCGCGCCCTCTCGCTGTACCGGCGGGCCTGGGCGCAAGGCGCGCGGCAGGCGTCCGTGGCCTACAACGCGGCCTGCGCGGCCTCCGTCTCCATGGAGCGGGAGGAGGCGCTGACCTGGCTGGAGCGCGCGGTGGAGGCGGGCTTCGGCGACGCGAAGCACCTCCAGGGCGACCCCGACCTGGCGAACGTCCGGATGCTGCCCGGCTACGCCCGCCTCGTGGAGCGCGTCCAGGCGCGGGAGGCGCCCCGGGAGGAGGCGCCCCAGGACGAGAGCATGGCCCCGGCCTACTGA
- a CDS encoding M1 family metallopeptidase: protein MRRHLLLIVPAFVSLHCGHAPQTTPPEAPPPVVKQEWPEPQPPDLRLADTVRPTQYHLDLKLLSTEATYTGTVTIDVDVREPVRQVWLHGQDLEVGSARVETDTGALEARAVTASDGRLGLLLPQPLAPGKARLVIPFTGKVDRERSRGIYSVKENGLDYLYTFFEPVDARRAFPCFDEPGFKVPWKLSFTVKAGDVALANHPVESKETLPDGLERVTFANSKPMPSYLVAFVVGPFDLVEAGTVGRNAAPLRFIVPRGRGGETRYAASVTPRIVQVLEDFFDQPYPYEKLDVAVVPRYWGTMEHPGIVALGQPLTLIRPEEETVDRRKWYVTIAGHELGHYWFGNVVTCHWWNDIWLNESLTSWLDRKTVGGFDPKWGYSQEAALNSLAGALDADALASTLPVRKPADTHDDVIGSFDNSTTYAKGSAIVGMFEAWLGEEKMREFLRAHVREHAWKTATADDFAATLAKTTSPEVARAFRSFTDQAGAPRVSAELKCAPGAAPKLKLSQERYVPAGSTASPQQTWSVPVCLRAGGKTGEARSCHLLSEPTAEVELGVKGCPSWVLLNAGGLGYYRSSYTPAQLAQVLAAPRGTLSTAERIALLADVEAGVRRGDLPLATAMKLVPATAKDPDEAIVSRGARLLRLVNMEALTLAERAQLRAWAGTLYGPRARTYGWKTKPGDSDERKHQRDQYLSLATMLGEDPVLVREAGALARAWLADRKSVDPETLPLALSVAARHGDAALFDTLLAQARKTEDVNERNLLLGALAGFRDPALVGQSLALVASGEFQMRDSRPLLASAFSMPETRRTAWAFYREHFDAFASRVRSDELGWLIQMTSALCDDQGRAELESFLGPRVGTLEGAPRAYARALESVRLCVEADRLHHPGVQTFLRGLPRVGAAR from the coding sequence ATGCGCCGGCACCTCCTCCTCATCGTCCCCGCGTTCGTCTCGCTGCATTGCGGTCATGCGCCCCAGACGACTCCCCCCGAGGCCCCTCCTCCCGTCGTGAAGCAGGAGTGGCCCGAGCCCCAGCCCCCGGACCTGCGGCTGGCCGACACCGTGCGGCCCACGCAGTACCACCTGGACCTGAAGCTGCTCTCGACGGAGGCCACGTACACGGGCACCGTCACCATCGACGTGGACGTGCGCGAGCCGGTGCGGCAGGTGTGGCTGCATGGCCAGGACCTGGAGGTCGGCTCGGCGCGCGTGGAGACGGACACGGGCGCGCTGGAGGCCCGCGCCGTCACCGCGAGCGACGGCCGGCTGGGCCTGCTCCTGCCCCAGCCGCTCGCGCCCGGCAAGGCCCGCCTCGTCATCCCGTTCACCGGCAAGGTCGACCGCGAGCGCAGCCGCGGCATCTACTCCGTGAAGGAGAACGGCCTCGACTACCTCTACACCTTCTTCGAGCCGGTGGACGCGCGCCGCGCCTTCCCCTGCTTCGACGAGCCGGGCTTCAAGGTGCCGTGGAAGCTGAGCTTCACGGTGAAGGCCGGGGACGTGGCGCTCGCCAACCACCCCGTCGAGTCGAAGGAGACGCTGCCGGACGGGCTGGAGCGCGTCACGTTCGCCAACAGCAAGCCCATGCCCAGCTACCTCGTCGCCTTCGTCGTGGGGCCCTTCGACCTGGTGGAGGCGGGCACCGTGGGCCGCAACGCCGCGCCGCTGCGCTTCATCGTCCCGCGCGGCCGGGGCGGCGAGACGCGCTACGCCGCCAGCGTCACGCCCCGCATCGTCCAGGTACTGGAGGACTTCTTCGACCAGCCCTACCCCTACGAGAAGCTCGACGTGGCGGTGGTGCCCCGCTACTGGGGCACCATGGAGCACCCGGGCATCGTCGCCCTGGGCCAGCCCCTGACGCTCATCCGCCCCGAGGAGGAGACGGTCGACCGGCGCAAGTGGTACGTCACCATCGCCGGCCACGAGCTGGGCCACTACTGGTTCGGCAACGTCGTCACCTGCCACTGGTGGAACGACATCTGGCTCAACGAGTCGCTCACCTCGTGGCTGGACCGCAAGACGGTGGGCGGGTTCGACCCGAAGTGGGGCTACTCCCAGGAGGCCGCGCTGAACTCGCTGGCCGGCGCGCTGGACGCGGACGCGCTCGCCTCCACCCTGCCGGTGCGCAAGCCCGCGGACACGCACGACGACGTCATCGGCTCGTTCGACAACTCCACCACCTACGCCAAGGGCTCCGCCATCGTCGGCATGTTCGAGGCGTGGCTGGGCGAGGAGAAGATGCGCGAGTTCCTACGCGCCCACGTGCGCGAGCACGCCTGGAAGACGGCCACCGCGGACGACTTCGCCGCCACGCTCGCGAAGACCACCTCCCCCGAGGTGGCGCGCGCCTTCCGCAGCTTCACCGACCAGGCCGGCGCGCCCCGCGTCTCCGCGGAGCTGAAGTGCGCCCCCGGCGCGGCGCCGAAGCTGAAGCTCTCCCAGGAGCGCTACGTGCCCGCCGGCTCCACCGCGAGCCCCCAGCAGACCTGGTCCGTGCCCGTGTGCCTGCGCGCCGGTGGCAAGACGGGCGAGGCGCGCTCCTGTCACCTGCTGAGCGAGCCCACCGCCGAGGTGGAGCTGGGCGTGAAGGGCTGCCCGTCGTGGGTGCTGCTCAACGCGGGGGGCCTGGGGTACTACCGCTCCAGCTACACCCCGGCGCAGCTCGCCCAGGTGCTGGCCGCGCCCCGGGGCACGCTGTCGACGGCGGAGCGAATCGCCCTGCTGGCGGACGTGGAGGCCGGCGTGCGCCGCGGGGACCTGCCGCTCGCGACGGCGATGAAGCTGGTGCCCGCCACCGCCAAGGACCCGGACGAGGCCATCGTCTCGCGCGGCGCGCGGCTGCTGCGCCTGGTGAACATGGAGGCCCTCACCCTGGCCGAGCGCGCCCAGCTGCGCGCCTGGGCGGGGACGCTGTACGGTCCGCGCGCCCGGACCTACGGCTGGAAGACGAAGCCGGGTGACAGCGACGAGCGCAAGCATCAGCGCGACCAGTACCTGAGCCTGGCCACGATGCTCGGCGAGGACCCGGTCCTGGTACGCGAGGCCGGCGCGCTGGCGCGCGCGTGGCTCGCGGACCGCAAGAGCGTGGACCCGGAGACCCTCCCGCTGGCGCTGAGCGTCGCCGCGCGCCACGGGGACGCCGCGCTGTTCGACACGCTGCTCGCCCAGGCGCGCAAGACGGAGGACGTCAACGAGCGCAACCTGCTCCTGGGCGCGCTGGCGGGCTTCCGCGACCCGGCGCTGGTGGGCCAGAGCCTGGCGCTGGTCGCGAGCGGCGAGTTCCAGATGCGCGACAGCCGGCCGCTGCTCGCGAGCGCCTTCTCGATGCCGGAGACGCGGCGCACGGCGTGGGCGTTCTACCGCGAGCACTTCGACGCGTTCGCCAGCCGCGTGCGCTCGGACGAGCTGGGCTGGCTCATCCAGATGACCAGCGCGCTGTGCGACGACCAGGGCCGCGCGGAGCTGGAGTCGTTCCTCGGCCCGCGCGTGGGCACGCTGGAGGGCGCTCCGCGCGCCTACGCCCGCGCCCTGGAGTCCGTGCGCCTGTGCGTGGAGGCCGACCGCCTCCACCACCCGGGCGTCCAGACGTTCCTGCGCGGACTGCCCCGCGTCGGCGCGGCGCGCTGA